A window from Balearica regulorum gibbericeps isolate bBalReg1 chromosome 1, bBalReg1.pri, whole genome shotgun sequence encodes these proteins:
- the SKA3 gene encoding spindle and kinetochore-associated protein 3 isoform X4, with the protein MDVSRDFFGKLRTLALTLEKEARQLERALRREDTDYEDESPIRVLQDLHCEIRTLKEDVNTSLGKSFSEKQAIHDFMKASEILMQRNAADLGKIRELFQKYGYKSHVKDTTEEEEVVVNSDSTASVQNKSDEEKSDDVPHLPACTEKPLVPKDPLRNPQLSDFGLSQYAFSRPWSAAKGQQTTHACQENSKNRTPLKPETPCVLPKTPKCMLKMDDYECVTPKLEHFGISEHTMCMNEDYTMSLIRKTAQTSKKLVKKDDQEVNVPEMTSRKIMVTPRPKVIAENTADWMVSPMILVFCTPDVKTPSRANNTVLSRSPETNELPLPSHTETPQFPNFEARWLKAEPKVKQGGKIESVTKKDTTDKQYIEDSVPFAVSSDEYLKRFGDPSPPKINHYDQLLNTPPPPEITRIPDDVLQILSKYNNKVDSSKAKETESKAGNTTRCESDFTDYCNKENRGYAGFFKPNI; encoded by the exons ATGGACGTGTCGAGGGACTTCTTCGGTAAGCTGCGCACCCTAGCCCTCACGCTGGAGAAGGAGGCCAGGCAGCTCGAGCGGGCCCTACGCAGAGAGGACACAG ACTATGAAGATGAATCTCCAATAAGAGTTTTACAAGACCTCCATTGTGAAATCAGGACTCTGAAG GAAGATGTTAATACCAGTCTTGGTAAAAGTTTCTCGGAAAAACAAGCAATTCATGACTTTATGAAGGCAAGTGAAATACTGatgcaaagaaatgcagcagatcttggaaaaataagagaGCTGTTCCAGAAATATGGCTACAAATCACATGTCAAAGACACTACAG aagaggaagaagtagTAGTTAACAGTGACTCAACAGCATCTGTCCAGAATAAATCTGACgaagaaaaatcagatgatGTACCTCATCTTCCTGCTTGTACTGAGAAGCCACTGGTGCCTAAAGACCCGCTGCGTAACCCCCAGCTTTCAGATTTTGGTCTTTCACAATATGCTTTCTCCAGGCCTTGGAGCGCAGCGAAAGGACAACAAACGACACATGCATGCCAAGAAAATTCAAAGAACAGGACTCCACTAAAACCAGAGACCCCCTGTGTTTTGcccaaaacaccaaaatgcATGCTAAAGATGGACGATTATGAGTGTGTAACACCAAAACTTGAACACTTTGGCATTAGTGAACATACCATGTGTATGAATGAAGATTATACGATGTCACTTATTCGTAAAACTGCTCAGACAAGCAAGAA GTTGGTTAAAAAAGATGATCAGGAAGTGAATGTACCGGAAATGACATCCAGGAAAATCATGGTTACTCCTAGGCCAAAAGTGATAGCTGAAAACA CAGCTGACTGGATGGTTTCTCCTATGATACTTGTGTTCTGTACTCCTGATGTGAAAACCCCTTCCAGAGCAAATAATACGGTATTGTCGAGGTCACCAGAGACAAATGAACTGCCTCTTCCCAGTCATACAGAAACACCACAGTTCCCAAATTTTGAAGCAAGATGGCTAAAAGCAGAACCTAAG GTAAAGCAGGGGGGGAAGATTGAGTCGGTGACAAAGAAAGACACAACAGATAAACAATACATAGAAGATAGCGTTCCTTTTGCTGTGAGCTCTGATGAGTATCTTAAACGTTTTGGAGACCCTTCTCCTCCCAAAATAAACCACTATGACCAGTTACTCAATACTCCTCCACCTCCAGAAATAACAAGGATACCAGATGATGTTCTACAG ATTCTGTCCAAGTATAATAATAAAGTAGACTCTTCTAAAGCCAAGGAAACGGAGAGCAAGGCAGGAAATACTACAAGATGTGAAAGTGATTTCACTGATTActgcaacaaagaaaacag AGGATATGCTGGATTTTTCAAGCCAAACATCTAA
- the SKA3 gene encoding spindle and kinetochore-associated protein 3 isoform X1 yields the protein MDVSRDFFGKLRTLALTLEKEARQLERALRREDTDYEDESPIRVLQDLHCEIRTLKEDVNTSLGKSFSEKQAIHDFMKASEILMQRNAADLGKIRELFQKYGYKSHVKDTTEEEEVVVNSDSTASVQNKSDEEKSDDVPHLPACTEKPLVPKDPLRNPQLSDFGLSQYAFSRPWSAAKGQQTTHACQENSKNRTPLKPETPCVLPKTPKCMLKMDDYECVTPKLEHFGISEHTMCMNEDYTMSLIRKTAQTSKKLVKKDDQEVNVPEMTSRKIMVTPRPKVIAENTADWMVSPMILVFCTPDVKTPSRANNTVLSRSPETNELPLPSHTETPQFPNFEARWLKAEPKQVKQGGKIESVTKKDTTDKQYIEDSVPFAVSSDEYLKRFGDPSPPKINHYDQLLNTPPPPEITRIPDDVLQILSKYNNKVDSSKAKETESKAGNTTRCESDFTDYCNKENRGYAGFFKPNI from the exons ATGGACGTGTCGAGGGACTTCTTCGGTAAGCTGCGCACCCTAGCCCTCACGCTGGAGAAGGAGGCCAGGCAGCTCGAGCGGGCCCTACGCAGAGAGGACACAG ACTATGAAGATGAATCTCCAATAAGAGTTTTACAAGACCTCCATTGTGAAATCAGGACTCTGAAG GAAGATGTTAATACCAGTCTTGGTAAAAGTTTCTCGGAAAAACAAGCAATTCATGACTTTATGAAGGCAAGTGAAATACTGatgcaaagaaatgcagcagatcttggaaaaataagagaGCTGTTCCAGAAATATGGCTACAAATCACATGTCAAAGACACTACAG aagaggaagaagtagTAGTTAACAGTGACTCAACAGCATCTGTCCAGAATAAATCTGACgaagaaaaatcagatgatGTACCTCATCTTCCTGCTTGTACTGAGAAGCCACTGGTGCCTAAAGACCCGCTGCGTAACCCCCAGCTTTCAGATTTTGGTCTTTCACAATATGCTTTCTCCAGGCCTTGGAGCGCAGCGAAAGGACAACAAACGACACATGCATGCCAAGAAAATTCAAAGAACAGGACTCCACTAAAACCAGAGACCCCCTGTGTTTTGcccaaaacaccaaaatgcATGCTAAAGATGGACGATTATGAGTGTGTAACACCAAAACTTGAACACTTTGGCATTAGTGAACATACCATGTGTATGAATGAAGATTATACGATGTCACTTATTCGTAAAACTGCTCAGACAAGCAAGAA GTTGGTTAAAAAAGATGATCAGGAAGTGAATGTACCGGAAATGACATCCAGGAAAATCATGGTTACTCCTAGGCCAAAAGTGATAGCTGAAAACA CAGCTGACTGGATGGTTTCTCCTATGATACTTGTGTTCTGTACTCCTGATGTGAAAACCCCTTCCAGAGCAAATAATACGGTATTGTCGAGGTCACCAGAGACAAATGAACTGCCTCTTCCCAGTCATACAGAAACACCACAGTTCCCAAATTTTGAAGCAAGATGGCTAAAAGCAGAACCTAAG CAGGTAAAGCAGGGGGGGAAGATTGAGTCGGTGACAAAGAAAGACACAACAGATAAACAATACATAGAAGATAGCGTTCCTTTTGCTGTGAGCTCTGATGAGTATCTTAAACGTTTTGGAGACCCTTCTCCTCCCAAAATAAACCACTATGACCAGTTACTCAATACTCCTCCACCTCCAGAAATAACAAGGATACCAGATGATGTTCTACAG ATTCTGTCCAAGTATAATAATAAAGTAGACTCTTCTAAAGCCAAGGAAACGGAGAGCAAGGCAGGAAATACTACAAGATGTGAAAGTGATTTCACTGATTActgcaacaaagaaaacag AGGATATGCTGGATTTTTCAAGCCAAACATCTAA
- the SAP18 gene encoding histone deacetylase complex subunit SAP18 — translation MAVESRVTQEEIKKEPEKPIDREKTCPLLLRVFTTNNGRHHRMDEFSRGNVPSSELQIYTWMDATLKELTSLVKEVYPEARKKGTHFNFAIVFTDLKRPGYRVKEIGSTMSGRKGTDDSMTLQSQKFQIGDYLDIAITPPNRAPPPSSRMRPY, via the exons ATGGCGGTGGAGTCGCGCGTCACGCAGGAGGAGATTAAGAAGGAGCCGGAGAAGCCGATCGACCGGGAAAAG ACGTGCCCGCTGCTGCTTCGCGTCTTCACCACCAACAACGGGCGGCACCACCGCATGGATGAGTTCTCCCGCGGCAACGTGCCCTCCAGCGAGCTGCAGATCTACACCTG GATGGACGCAACTCTGAAAGAGCTGACCAGCTTAGTGAAAGAAGTCTACCCAGAAGCACGGAAGAAGGGCACTCACTTCAATTTTGCAATTGTTTTTACAGACCTCAAGAGGCCTGGATATAG GGTGAAGGAGATCGGCAGTACCATGTCGGGCAGGAAGGGCACAGATGATTCCATGACATTGCAGTCTCAGAAATTCCAGATAGGAGACTACTTGGATATAGCAATTACTCCTCCGAATCGTGCACCACCCCCCTCAAGCCGCATGAGACCGTACTAA
- the SKA3 gene encoding spindle and kinetochore-associated protein 3 isoform X3, with protein sequence MDVSRDFFGKLRTLALTLEKEARQLERALRREDTDYEDESPIRVLQDLHCEIRTLKEDVNTSLGKSFSEKQAIHDFMKASEILMQRNAADLGKIRELFQKYGYKSHVKDTTEEEEVVVNSDSTASVQNKSDEEKSDDVPHLPACTEKPLVPKDPLRNPQLSDFGLSQYAFSRPWSAAKGQQTTHACQENSKNRTPLKPETPCVLPKTPKCMLKMDDYECVTPKLEHFGISEHTMCMNEDYTMSLIRKTAQTSKKLVKKDDQEVNVPEMTSRKIMVTPRPKVIAENTDWMVSPMILVFCTPDVKTPSRANNTVLSRSPETNELPLPSHTETPQFPNFEARWLKAEPKQVKQGGKIESVTKKDTTDKQYIEDSVPFAVSSDEYLKRFGDPSPPKINHYDQLLNTPPPPEITRIPDDVLQILSKYNNKVDSSKAKETESKAGNTTRCESDFTDYCNKENRGYAGFFKPNI encoded by the exons ATGGACGTGTCGAGGGACTTCTTCGGTAAGCTGCGCACCCTAGCCCTCACGCTGGAGAAGGAGGCCAGGCAGCTCGAGCGGGCCCTACGCAGAGAGGACACAG ACTATGAAGATGAATCTCCAATAAGAGTTTTACAAGACCTCCATTGTGAAATCAGGACTCTGAAG GAAGATGTTAATACCAGTCTTGGTAAAAGTTTCTCGGAAAAACAAGCAATTCATGACTTTATGAAGGCAAGTGAAATACTGatgcaaagaaatgcagcagatcttggaaaaataagagaGCTGTTCCAGAAATATGGCTACAAATCACATGTCAAAGACACTACAG aagaggaagaagtagTAGTTAACAGTGACTCAACAGCATCTGTCCAGAATAAATCTGACgaagaaaaatcagatgatGTACCTCATCTTCCTGCTTGTACTGAGAAGCCACTGGTGCCTAAAGACCCGCTGCGTAACCCCCAGCTTTCAGATTTTGGTCTTTCACAATATGCTTTCTCCAGGCCTTGGAGCGCAGCGAAAGGACAACAAACGACACATGCATGCCAAGAAAATTCAAAGAACAGGACTCCACTAAAACCAGAGACCCCCTGTGTTTTGcccaaaacaccaaaatgcATGCTAAAGATGGACGATTATGAGTGTGTAACACCAAAACTTGAACACTTTGGCATTAGTGAACATACCATGTGTATGAATGAAGATTATACGATGTCACTTATTCGTAAAACTGCTCAGACAAGCAAGAA GTTGGTTAAAAAAGATGATCAGGAAGTGAATGTACCGGAAATGACATCCAGGAAAATCATGGTTACTCCTAGGCCAAAAGTGATAGCTGAAAACA CTGACTGGATGGTTTCTCCTATGATACTTGTGTTCTGTACTCCTGATGTGAAAACCCCTTCCAGAGCAAATAATACGGTATTGTCGAGGTCACCAGAGACAAATGAACTGCCTCTTCCCAGTCATACAGAAACACCACAGTTCCCAAATTTTGAAGCAAGATGGCTAAAAGCAGAACCTAAG CAGGTAAAGCAGGGGGGGAAGATTGAGTCGGTGACAAAGAAAGACACAACAGATAAACAATACATAGAAGATAGCGTTCCTTTTGCTGTGAGCTCTGATGAGTATCTTAAACGTTTTGGAGACCCTTCTCCTCCCAAAATAAACCACTATGACCAGTTACTCAATACTCCTCCACCTCCAGAAATAACAAGGATACCAGATGATGTTCTACAG ATTCTGTCCAAGTATAATAATAAAGTAGACTCTTCTAAAGCCAAGGAAACGGAGAGCAAGGCAGGAAATACTACAAGATGTGAAAGTGATTTCACTGATTActgcaacaaagaaaacag AGGATATGCTGGATTTTTCAAGCCAAACATCTAA
- the SKA3 gene encoding spindle and kinetochore-associated protein 3 isoform X2 encodes MDVSRDFFGKLRTLALTLEKEARQLERALRREDTDYEDESPIRVLQDLHCEIRTLKEDVNTSLGKSFSEKQAIHDFMKASEILMQRNAADLGKIRELFQKYGYKSHVKDTTEEEVVVNSDSTASVQNKSDEEKSDDVPHLPACTEKPLVPKDPLRNPQLSDFGLSQYAFSRPWSAAKGQQTTHACQENSKNRTPLKPETPCVLPKTPKCMLKMDDYECVTPKLEHFGISEHTMCMNEDYTMSLIRKTAQTSKKLVKKDDQEVNVPEMTSRKIMVTPRPKVIAENTADWMVSPMILVFCTPDVKTPSRANNTVLSRSPETNELPLPSHTETPQFPNFEARWLKAEPKQVKQGGKIESVTKKDTTDKQYIEDSVPFAVSSDEYLKRFGDPSPPKINHYDQLLNTPPPPEITRIPDDVLQILSKYNNKVDSSKAKETESKAGNTTRCESDFTDYCNKENRGYAGFFKPNI; translated from the exons ATGGACGTGTCGAGGGACTTCTTCGGTAAGCTGCGCACCCTAGCCCTCACGCTGGAGAAGGAGGCCAGGCAGCTCGAGCGGGCCCTACGCAGAGAGGACACAG ACTATGAAGATGAATCTCCAATAAGAGTTTTACAAGACCTCCATTGTGAAATCAGGACTCTGAAG GAAGATGTTAATACCAGTCTTGGTAAAAGTTTCTCGGAAAAACAAGCAATTCATGACTTTATGAAGGCAAGTGAAATACTGatgcaaagaaatgcagcagatcttggaaaaataagagaGCTGTTCCAGAAATATGGCTACAAATCACATGTCAAAGACACTACAG aggaagaagtagTAGTTAACAGTGACTCAACAGCATCTGTCCAGAATAAATCTGACgaagaaaaatcagatgatGTACCTCATCTTCCTGCTTGTACTGAGAAGCCACTGGTGCCTAAAGACCCGCTGCGTAACCCCCAGCTTTCAGATTTTGGTCTTTCACAATATGCTTTCTCCAGGCCTTGGAGCGCAGCGAAAGGACAACAAACGACACATGCATGCCAAGAAAATTCAAAGAACAGGACTCCACTAAAACCAGAGACCCCCTGTGTTTTGcccaaaacaccaaaatgcATGCTAAAGATGGACGATTATGAGTGTGTAACACCAAAACTTGAACACTTTGGCATTAGTGAACATACCATGTGTATGAATGAAGATTATACGATGTCACTTATTCGTAAAACTGCTCAGACAAGCAAGAA GTTGGTTAAAAAAGATGATCAGGAAGTGAATGTACCGGAAATGACATCCAGGAAAATCATGGTTACTCCTAGGCCAAAAGTGATAGCTGAAAACA CAGCTGACTGGATGGTTTCTCCTATGATACTTGTGTTCTGTACTCCTGATGTGAAAACCCCTTCCAGAGCAAATAATACGGTATTGTCGAGGTCACCAGAGACAAATGAACTGCCTCTTCCCAGTCATACAGAAACACCACAGTTCCCAAATTTTGAAGCAAGATGGCTAAAAGCAGAACCTAAG CAGGTAAAGCAGGGGGGGAAGATTGAGTCGGTGACAAAGAAAGACACAACAGATAAACAATACATAGAAGATAGCGTTCCTTTTGCTGTGAGCTCTGATGAGTATCTTAAACGTTTTGGAGACCCTTCTCCTCCCAAAATAAACCACTATGACCAGTTACTCAATACTCCTCCACCTCCAGAAATAACAAGGATACCAGATGATGTTCTACAG ATTCTGTCCAAGTATAATAATAAAGTAGACTCTTCTAAAGCCAAGGAAACGGAGAGCAAGGCAGGAAATACTACAAGATGTGAAAGTGATTTCACTGATTActgcaacaaagaaaacag AGGATATGCTGGATTTTTCAAGCCAAACATCTAA
- the SKA3 gene encoding spindle and kinetochore-associated protein 3 isoform X5, whose protein sequence is MDVSRDFFGKLRTLALTLEKEARQLERALRREDTDYEDESPIRVLQDLHCEIRTLKEDVNTSLGKSFSEKQAIHDFMKASEILMQRNAADLGKIRELFQKYGYKSHVKDTTEEEVVVNSDSTASVQNKSDEEKSDDVPHLPACTEKPLVPKDPLRNPQLSDFGLSQYAFSRPWSAAKGQQTTHACQENSKNRTPLKPETPCVLPKTPKCMLKMDDYECVTPKLEHFGISEHTMCMNEDYTMSLIRKTAQTSKKLVKKDDQEVNVPEMTSRKIMVTPRPKVIAENTDWMVSPMILVFCTPDVKTPSRANNTVLSRSPETNELPLPSHTETPQFPNFEARWLKAEPKQVKQGGKIESVTKKDTTDKQYIEDSVPFAVSSDEYLKRFGDPSPPKINHYDQLLNTPPPPEITRIPDDVLQILSKYNNKVDSSKAKETESKAGNTTRCESDFTDYCNKENRGYAGFFKPNI, encoded by the exons ATGGACGTGTCGAGGGACTTCTTCGGTAAGCTGCGCACCCTAGCCCTCACGCTGGAGAAGGAGGCCAGGCAGCTCGAGCGGGCCCTACGCAGAGAGGACACAG ACTATGAAGATGAATCTCCAATAAGAGTTTTACAAGACCTCCATTGTGAAATCAGGACTCTGAAG GAAGATGTTAATACCAGTCTTGGTAAAAGTTTCTCGGAAAAACAAGCAATTCATGACTTTATGAAGGCAAGTGAAATACTGatgcaaagaaatgcagcagatcttggaaaaataagagaGCTGTTCCAGAAATATGGCTACAAATCACATGTCAAAGACACTACAG aggaagaagtagTAGTTAACAGTGACTCAACAGCATCTGTCCAGAATAAATCTGACgaagaaaaatcagatgatGTACCTCATCTTCCTGCTTGTACTGAGAAGCCACTGGTGCCTAAAGACCCGCTGCGTAACCCCCAGCTTTCAGATTTTGGTCTTTCACAATATGCTTTCTCCAGGCCTTGGAGCGCAGCGAAAGGACAACAAACGACACATGCATGCCAAGAAAATTCAAAGAACAGGACTCCACTAAAACCAGAGACCCCCTGTGTTTTGcccaaaacaccaaaatgcATGCTAAAGATGGACGATTATGAGTGTGTAACACCAAAACTTGAACACTTTGGCATTAGTGAACATACCATGTGTATGAATGAAGATTATACGATGTCACTTATTCGTAAAACTGCTCAGACAAGCAAGAA GTTGGTTAAAAAAGATGATCAGGAAGTGAATGTACCGGAAATGACATCCAGGAAAATCATGGTTACTCCTAGGCCAAAAGTGATAGCTGAAAACA CTGACTGGATGGTTTCTCCTATGATACTTGTGTTCTGTACTCCTGATGTGAAAACCCCTTCCAGAGCAAATAATACGGTATTGTCGAGGTCACCAGAGACAAATGAACTGCCTCTTCCCAGTCATACAGAAACACCACAGTTCCCAAATTTTGAAGCAAGATGGCTAAAAGCAGAACCTAAG CAGGTAAAGCAGGGGGGGAAGATTGAGTCGGTGACAAAGAAAGACACAACAGATAAACAATACATAGAAGATAGCGTTCCTTTTGCTGTGAGCTCTGATGAGTATCTTAAACGTTTTGGAGACCCTTCTCCTCCCAAAATAAACCACTATGACCAGTTACTCAATACTCCTCCACCTCCAGAAATAACAAGGATACCAGATGATGTTCTACAG ATTCTGTCCAAGTATAATAATAAAGTAGACTCTTCTAAAGCCAAGGAAACGGAGAGCAAGGCAGGAAATACTACAAGATGTGAAAGTGATTTCACTGATTActgcaacaaagaaaacag AGGATATGCTGGATTTTTCAAGCCAAACATCTAA